Proteins encoded in a region of the Onychostoma macrolepis isolate SWU-2019 chromosome 20, ASM1243209v1, whole genome shotgun sequence genome:
- the LOC131527167 gene encoding serine/threonine-protein kinase pim-1-like: MSTAAERSESERAPVARAAWASKASSFDRIDLNHEMKDSSPAGKQGKALRVFFRKLCKAVKRPDRVVRLTAQTDAHLDDPGVTAVPGPTAVPELLCLPGQVCEDPEPRSSGIREPTLLPDLCHKKAKKGRKRRVFFRRACEAVKQLFPCCDPDRVQPPKAEPEPEPDRPQLVLPEQDRVSADLQSSREEEAPSEIQAHDAVLSGSASGPVSGPVSDSVPGPVSGSESGPVSGPVSGLVSGSESGRVSGSESGPVSETAPDTVSPDPEVQLPQGSVVSLFEVGHLIASGSFSKVYEGTHIFSDKVKVALKCVPKRRADRYLDIPGHSKPVLAEAALMLRLGEAPSCPNIMELHQWLEDESSFTLIMEYPEPCRTLEDYILFSGPVSEAQARLFMLQVLQAVKHCHERGVYHGDIRSRNILVTLHSLELKLIDFRCARLISSEGFNSSQYQGSDAYTPPEVLGQSIFHAAAADVWALAVLLFEIIHRYLPFESFDAIQHGYLRMGPTLSTACHDLIFHCLSRNPVHRLTLQQLEEHRWMKA; encoded by the exons ATGTCTACAGCAGCTGAGCGCAGTGAGTCTGAGCGCGCGCCTGTCGCTCGAGCCGCCTGGGCTTCGAAAGCATCGAGCTTCGACAGAATCGATCTGAACCATGAGATGAAGGACAGCAGCCCAGCAG GGAAGCAGGGGAAAGCGCTGCGTGTCTTCTTCCGGAAGCTGTGCAAGGCTGTGAAGCGGCCGGACAGAGTGGTGCGTCTCACAGCGCAGACGGACGCTCATCTGGACGATCCCGGGGTGACGGCTGTCCCGGGTCCGACGGCCGTTCCTGAGCTGCTGTGTCTGCCGGGTCAGGTGTGTGAAGATCCGGAGCCACGTTCCTCCGGGATCAGAGAGCCAACGCTTCTCCCAGATCTCTGTCACA AAAAAGCTAAGAAAGGAAGGAAGAGGAGAGTCTTCTTCCGGAGAGCTTGTGAGGCTGTGAAGCAGCTCTTCCCCTGCTGCGACCCGGACAGAGTCCAGCCTCCTAAAGCGGAGCCGGAGCCGGAGCCGGACCGACCCCAGCTCGTTCTGCCGGAGCAGGACCGGGTCTCTGCAGACCTCCAGTCGTCTCGTGAGGAAGAAGCTCCCTCCGAGATCCAGGCTCACGATGCAGTTCTGTCCGGTTCAGCATCTGGTCCAGTGTCCGGTCCGGTGTCTGATTCAGTTCCTGGTCCAGTGTCCGGTTCAGAGTCCGGTCCAGTGTCCGGTCCGGTGTCCGGCCTGGTCTCCGGTTCAGAGTCCGGTAGGGTGTCCGGTTCAGAGTCCGGTCCGGTGTCAGAAACAGCACCGGACACAGTGTCGCCTGATCCAGAAGTCCAGCTGCCTCAAG gATCCGTCGTGTCTTTGTTTGAAGTGGGACATCTGATCGCATCAGGGAGCTTCAGCAAGGTCTATGAGGGAACACACATATTCAGCGACAAAGTGAAGGTTGCTCTGAAGTGTGTCCCCAAGCGCAGAGCGGACCGCTATCTTGACATT CCTGGTCACTCCAAACCTGTGCTTGCTGAAGCGGCTCTGATGCTGCGGCTGGGAGAAGCGCCCTCGTGCCCCAACATCATGGAGCTACACCAGTGGCTGGAGGACGAGAGCAGCTTCACTCTCATTATGGAGTACCCTGAACCCTGCAGGACCTTGGAGGATTACATCTTGTTCTCCGGCCCCGTCAGTGAAGCACAAGCACGCTTGTTCATGCTTCAGGTGCTTCAAGCGGTCAAACACTGCCATGAGCGTGGAGTTTATCACGGTGATATCCGCTCGAGGAACATCCTGGTGACTCTCCACAGTCTGGAGCTCAAGCTCATCGACTTCCGCTGCGCTCGTCTGATCAGCAGCGAGGGCTTTAACAGCAGCCAATACCAAG GATCAGACGCATACACCCCGCCTGAGGTCCTCGGCCAGTCCATATTCCACGCCGCAGCAGCAGACGTCTGGGCGCTGGCGGTTCTGCTCTTTGAGATCATTCACAGATATCTGCCCTTCGAAAGCTTTGATGCCATTCAGCACGGCTACCTCAGGATGGGTCCCACCTTATCCACAG CGTGCCATGACCTGATTTTCCACTGCTTGAGCCGTAATCCAGTTCACCGGCTGACGCTCCAGCAGCTGGAGGAGCACCGCTGGATGAAAGCCTAG